The Streptococcus sp. 29896 genome includes a region encoding these proteins:
- a CDS encoding NADP-dependent oxidoreductase: protein MKAAQHTFYNKNNIVLNLTDIAKPNIKADQVLVKVTAAGVNPLDNMISRGDVKMIVPYKLPQTAGNELVGLVEEVGSSVTNFAVGDRVFGRLPLDNIGAFAEYVAVEAIALAKVPAYLTDVEAAAVPLTALTIMQALDLMGAEAGKTIFISGGTGGVGGMAIPIAKAKGLTVITNGDGANAERVLALGADQFIDYKTEDYTKTLSQIDYVLDTLGGAETEKQMSIMKKGGHLVSLRAMPNGEFAKRMNLPKWKQLLLGLVGRKFDKMADSYGVHYHFIFVESNGQQLQEVADIFSKLEIKPSVDTVYPFEEVNAALDKVANGRSRGKTVLSFE from the coding sequence ATGAAAGCAGCACAACATACATTTTATAACAAAAACAATATCGTACTTAACCTAACTGACATTGCTAAACCGAACATCAAGGCAGACCAGGTCCTTGTCAAAGTGACCGCAGCAGGTGTCAATCCTCTGGACAACATGATTTCTCGTGGAGATGTCAAGATGATCGTCCCTTACAAATTGCCACAAACAGCGGGAAATGAGCTCGTTGGCTTGGTCGAAGAAGTCGGCTCAAGCGTGACTAATTTTGCAGTTGGTGACCGTGTCTTTGGTCGTCTTCCCCTCGACAATATCGGTGCCTTTGCCGAGTATGTAGCAGTTGAGGCTATAGCCCTTGCCAAAGTTCCTGCCTATCTGACAGATGTGGAAGCGGCAGCTGTTCCTCTGACTGCCCTGACCATTATGCAGGCATTGGACCTCATGGGTGCAGAGGCTGGCAAGACCATTTTCATCTCAGGTGGTACTGGTGGTGTCGGCGGGATGGCCATTCCCATTGCTAAAGCCAAGGGCTTGACGGTCATTACCAACGGTGATGGGGCAAATGCAGAGCGGGTATTGGCGCTGGGTGCTGACCAGTTTATCGACTACAAGACAGAAGATTACACCAAAACCCTCTCCCAAATCGACTATGTCCTGGACACACTTGGCGGTGCAGAAACCGAAAAACAAATGTCTATCATGAAAAAAGGTGGTCACCTGGTTTCCCTCCGTGCCATGCCAAACGGTGAATTTGCCAAACGCATGAACCTACCAAAATGGAAACAACTCCTGCTTGGTTTGGTCGGTCGTAAGTTTGATAAAATGGCTGACAGCTATGGAGTACACTACCATTTCATCTTCGTAGAAAGCAATGGTCAACAGTTACAAGAAGTAGCAGATATTTTCAGCAAACTAGAAATCAAACCGTCTGTCGACACCGTTTATCCATTTGAAGAAGTCAACGCAGCCTTGGACAAGGTAGCCAACGGTCGCTCGCGTGGAAAAACTGTCCTCAGTTTTGAATAG
- a CDS encoding alpha/beta fold hydrolase has protein sequence MSYITTKNQYITVAGNQIAYRELGKGKSKLPLVMLVHLAATLDNWDPKLLDLLAEKEHIIVLDLPGVGASQGKVAPSIPGMAEQAHAIIKALGHTKINLLGLSMGGFIAQEIVRLDSQMVNRLILAGTGPRGGVEVDKVTGKTFRYMLKAGLERVDPKRYIFYNHDEAGRLEAEKVLGRMGERKAEYADKEMNVPGFLTQLKAIKRWGRDPQEDMAFIMQPTLIVNGDKDMQVPTENSYIMHEKIKNSQLIIYPNAGHGSIFQYAEEFSKASIAFLEE, from the coding sequence ATGTCTTATATCACAACTAAAAATCAATACATTACTGTCGCTGGCAATCAGATTGCCTACCGTGAACTAGGTAAGGGTAAGTCTAAGCTACCCTTGGTCATGTTGGTCCACTTGGCCGCAACTTTGGACAACTGGGATCCCAAATTGCTAGACTTACTGGCTGAAAAAGAGCACATCATCGTCCTTGATTTGCCTGGCGTCGGAGCCAGTCAAGGCAAGGTAGCTCCTTCGATTCCAGGAATGGCAGAGCAGGCTCATGCTATTATCAAGGCCTTGGGGCATACGAAAATTAACCTGCTCGGTCTTTCTATGGGTGGTTTTATCGCCCAAGAAATCGTTCGTCTTGATAGCCAAATGGTTAACCGCTTGATTCTAGCAGGAACAGGTCCTCGTGGCGGTGTAGAAGTGGATAAGGTGACAGGAAAAACCTTCCGCTATATGCTGAAGGCTGGTCTGGAGCGTGTGGATCCAAAACGCTACATCTTCTACAACCACGATGAAGCAGGTCGACTGGAAGCTGAAAAAGTTTTGGGTCGTATGGGAGAAAGAAAAGCCGAGTATGCAGACAAGGAGATGAATGTCCCAGGATTTTTAACACAGCTGAAGGCTATCAAACGTTGGGGGAGAGATCCTCAAGAAGATATGGCTTTTATCATGCAACCAACGCTGATCGTCAACGGTGACAAGGATATGCAAGTTCCGACTGAGAACTCTTATATCATGCATGAGAAAATCAAAAACAGCCAACTGATTATCTATCCAAATGCGGGTCACGGGTCAATCTTCCAATACGCAGAAGAGTTTTCAAAAGCCTCGATTGCATTTTTGGAGGAATAG
- a CDS encoding DUF1349 domain-containing protein has protein sequence MNIKDFYWVREPENYQISDKEIRITTQAHTDLWQKTYYHFVNDNAPLLLMDTEEEYFSFTVKTDFSNSHTRFDQCGVVVYQDSENWIKGSIEYENEDFQHLGSVVTNHGFSDWATQEIPASVNSIYYRLSRRGSDFCIENSKDGVHFEQMRICHLHEGGGKIHFGIYACSPENSSFEAVFSEMTLTDCKWLAHDGQQPD, from the coding sequence ATGAATATCAAGGATTTTTACTGGGTGCGAGAGCCAGAAAACTACCAGATTTCAGATAAGGAAATCAGAATCACAACCCAAGCACACACGGACTTGTGGCAGAAGACCTATTACCATTTTGTCAATGACAATGCTCCCCTGCTCTTGATGGATACGGAGGAAGAGTATTTTTCCTTCACTGTTAAGACAGATTTTTCCAATAGTCATACCCGCTTTGACCAGTGTGGTGTCGTGGTCTATCAGGATTCGGAAAACTGGATTAAGGGCTCGATTGAGTATGAAAATGAAGACTTTCAGCACTTGGGCAGTGTCGTGACCAATCACGGTTTTTCAGACTGGGCAACTCAGGAGATACCTGCTTCTGTCAATTCTATCTATTACCGTTTGAGCCGACGGGGTAGTGATTTCTGCATTGAAAACTCTAAAGATGGTGTCCATTTTGAGCAGATGCGGATTTGCCACTTACATGAAGGCGGTGGAAAAATCCATTTTGGAATCTATGCCTGCTCGCCAGAAAATTCTTCGTTTGAAGCGGTCTTTTCGGAAATGACCTTGACTGACTGCAAGTGGCTGGCCCACGACGGACAACAACCAGATTAG
- the tig gene encoding trigger factor: MSVSFEAKETNRGVLTFTIGQDAIKPELDRVFNKVKKDINLPGFRKGHLPRAVFNQKFGEEALYQDVVNALLPAAYEAAVAEAGLEVVAQPKIDVVSMEKGQDWTITAEVVTKPEVKLGDYKNLAVSVEATKEVSDEEVDAKIEAARNNLAELVIKEGPAAEGDTVVIDFVGSIDGVEFDGGKGENFSLGLGSGQFIPGFEAQLVGHAAGEEVNVEVTFPEDYQAADLAGKPALFVTKIHEVKAKEVPALDDELAKDIDEEVETLDELKAKYRKELEAAKEVAFDDAVESAALELAVENAEIVELPEEMIHEEVHRAINEFLGGMQQQGISPDMYFQITGTTREDLHKQYEADAEKRTKTNLVVEAVAKAEGFEATDAEIEKEIEDLAATYKMEVAQVRSLLSPEMLKHDIAVKKAVEVITSTATVK; the protein is encoded by the coding sequence ATGTCTGTATCATTTGAAGCAAAAGAAACAAACCGCGGCGTTTTGACTTTCACAATCGGTCAAGATGCAATCAAACCAGAATTGGACCGCGTTTTCAACAAAGTTAAGAAAGATATCAATCTTCCAGGTTTCCGTAAAGGTCACTTGCCACGTGCCGTTTTCAACCAAAAATTTGGTGAAGAAGCACTTTACCAAGATGTAGTAAATGCTCTCTTGCCAGCAGCTTATGAAGCAGCTGTTGCTGAAGCAGGTCTTGAAGTTGTTGCACAACCAAAAATCGACGTTGTATCTATGGAAAAAGGCCAAGACTGGACAATCACTGCTGAAGTTGTGACAAAACCTGAAGTAAAATTGGGTGACTACAAAAACTTGGCAGTTTCAGTAGAAGCGACTAAAGAAGTATCTGACGAAGAAGTAGATGCAAAAATCGAAGCTGCACGCAACAACTTGGCTGAATTGGTTATCAAAGAAGGCCCAGCAGCTGAAGGCGACACAGTTGTTATCGACTTTGTAGGTTCAATCGACGGCGTTGAATTTGACGGCGGTAAAGGCGAGAACTTCTCACTTGGACTTGGTTCAGGTCAATTCATCCCAGGTTTCGAAGCTCAATTGGTAGGCCACGCAGCTGGTGAAGAAGTAAACGTTGAAGTGACTTTCCCAGAAGACTACCAAGCAGCTGACCTTGCTGGTAAACCAGCCCTCTTCGTGACAAAAATCCACGAAGTAAAAGCAAAAGAAGTTCCAGCTTTGGATGACGAATTGGCAAAGGACATCGACGAAGAAGTAGAAACACTTGATGAGTTGAAAGCTAAGTACCGTAAAGAATTGGAAGCAGCAAAAGAAGTTGCCTTTGACGATGCAGTTGAATCAGCAGCTCTTGAATTGGCTGTAGAAAACGCTGAAATCGTTGAATTGCCAGAAGAAATGATCCACGAAGAAGTTCACCGTGCAATCAACGAATTCTTGGGTGGTATGCAACAACAAGGTATCTCACCAGATATGTACTTCCAAATCACTGGTACAACTCGTGAAGACCTTCATAAACAATACGAAGCAGATGCTGAAAAACGCACTAAGACAAACTTGGTTGTTGAAGCAGTAGCGAAAGCAGAAGGTTTCGAAGCAACTGACGCTGAAATCGAAAAAGAAATCGAAGACTTGGCAGCGACTTACAAGATGGAAGTAGCACAAGTTCGTAGCTTGCTTTCACCAGAAATGCTTAAACACGACATCGCTGTGAAGAAAGCCGTAGAAGTGATCACAAGCACTGCAACTGTAAAATAA
- a CDS encoding metal ABC transporter solute-binding protein, Zn/Mn family, protein MKKKLFSFLCLALTCLLAACQLQPMPEEKEGLTIVTSFYPIYSMVKSVSGQRNQVRMIGSRSGIHSYEPSAGDVRAIYDADVFIYHSGVLESWAKRLDPNLQGSSVEVLEASTKLELMRVPGLEEVEVAEGQDPASLYDPHTWLDPLLVADEAREIAKLLGEQDPDHAQEYHENAEAFAKEAEQLYQTYKPIFEKVSSKTFVTQHTAFSYLAHRFGLTQLGIAGVSEEEPSPKRLAEIKEFVEDYQVRTIFVEKGVSDKMAQTLAKETGVELKVLDPLEADPENAATYLDNLKVVLDTLAKELK, encoded by the coding sequence ATGAAAAAGAAATTGTTTAGCTTTCTCTGTTTGGCTTTGACCTGTTTGTTGGCGGCTTGCCAGCTTCAGCCCATGCCGGAAGAGAAGGAGGGATTGACCATTGTCACAAGTTTTTACCCGATTTATTCAATGGTCAAATCTGTTTCAGGCCAGCGCAATCAGGTGCGAATGATCGGTTCGCGGTCGGGTATTCATTCCTATGAGCCGTCTGCTGGCGATGTTCGTGCGATTTATGATGCAGATGTTTTTATTTATCACTCGGGAGTTTTAGAATCCTGGGCTAAGCGTTTGGACCCCAATTTACAAGGGTCTTCAGTGGAGGTTTTAGAAGCATCGACCAAGCTAGAGTTGATGCGAGTTCCTGGTTTGGAAGAGGTAGAAGTGGCAGAAGGCCAGGATCCGGCTAGTCTCTATGACCCCCATACCTGGCTAGATCCTCTCTTAGTTGCTGACGAAGCTAGAGAAATCGCCAAGCTCCTAGGTGAGCAAGATCCAGACCATGCTCAGGAATACCATGAGAATGCAGAAGCATTTGCCAAGGAAGCAGAACAACTCTATCAGACCTATAAGCCAATCTTCGAGAAAGTTTCTTCCAAGACCTTTGTGACTCAGCATACAGCTTTTTCTTACCTGGCTCATCGTTTTGGCTTAACTCAGCTGGGAATTGCAGGGGTTTCTGAAGAAGAGCCGAGCCCCAAACGGCTAGCAGAAATCAAAGAGTTTGTGGAAGATTATCAGGTGAGGACCATTTTTGTAGAAAAAGGGGTGTCCGATAAGATGGCGCAAACCCTTGCTAAAGAAACAGGTGTAGAGCTGAAGGTCTTGGACCCCTTAGAGGCAGACCCAGAAAATGCAGCTACCTATTTAGATAATTTAAAAGTGGTGCTTGACACCTTAGCGAAAGAATTAAAGTAG
- a CDS encoding S8 family serine peptidase, whose product MDLFKRIGKGLMGGSLSIILLLTAFVGPTISAETSSSVDESLLSSEVSSNADLSTDNSVTAITSSLEAEVTVTTTELSDQTEQAPPLLSSEPLAAGESAEDSSLVEAVPVPSPVTSEEGFVPNAGTSQTRVEVLSEESNALIEAPTVWETGNKGEGMVIAIVDSGIDVTHDAYSLIDISTAKYKNEAEIEAVKAANGISYGQWYNEKIVFAYNYLDLNTEVKEEKEATHGGHVAGIAAGNPTQEDSIGQKIVGVAPEAQLMFMRVFSDKFGSGTQPYLYIRAIEDAVKLGADVINLSLGSAAGSLIDASVALNQAIEDAKKRGVSVVIAAGNDRVWGDGQGNPLVENPDYGLVASPAAARDSIAVASFNNSHVIKDVFQILGMENDARFNNGKGTYTQPSGLAKDFEVGKTYDYVYVGLGRPEDFTDKDVAGKIALIERGIISFDAKITEAVNKGAVGAVIFNNVETGDDLSMAVTTRVSKSIPSIFIPKALGQELAAQSGTGRYQLVFDKKRANLPNPDADQLSEFTSWGLTTDGELKPDLTAPGGAIYSSINDGKYASMNGTSMAAPHVAGAIALLKKGLMEKYPDLQGEALQERIKQVLMATARPHFDEKSQAYVSPRQQGAGLIHVAAALDSSLYLLGKDAYPSISLGNVGDIFEFDVTVFNTSQEEKVLYYVSHLNTDAVVDGRFALTPRELARVEGQEIRVAAGSSQIVRIRLDASAFAEELAKLMPNGYYLEGFVRFQDAVDKLDLVSIPFVGFRGQFQNLAVLEKSIYDMAEGEKPFYSEKDFTPSGHLAVDEKNFFTGLLTGKAEFNHETGEHGIQSPIILGTFENAKGEFLLQRDQAGQPILALSPNGDGNRDAVVFRGVFLRNFRNLHVQVFAAADTERQEILWQGAAVSGPKNYYAGRATNPRAHLIETSAWEGKDSLGQDLPDGLYQYVVRYLPETAGAQMQEMVYQIELNRVRPAITTGILDLENLTFKPRDPLAYGMPIYRARVYYVIHTKDENGNPVEILNPDNIGPTGRPLREVLTQPKRVYVEPDENGFYHLPEIDILDRPLDISNFFYAVEDQAGNVISANLVEFADLPQNHGIVVVQVIDDATDQELPIGYNYRIFNHEGVELTELNKPGGPFSNLQLLPFGDYTVELLLMDKDVARLIDGEILRKSFTVSEENSLVGVSFRVEAIGRYPVLASFAGVAPEGTMIYLVDARGQRVELTRARYALESFERLIRQGQYKLEVQLPDGYFVLDLPASYSVQASARNLLDLTLAAKGSMESLGQALLNPASQLPSFDLAADTDGDGFSNQVELLAGSNYADMTSVPDVTAKGDSVTYELPPGDLSLSGAAVYASVPPSFDLAADTDGDSFSNQVELLAGSNYADVTSVPDVTAKGDSVTHELPLGDLSLSGAAVYASVPPSFDLATDTDGDGFSNQVELLAGSNYADAFSVPDVTAKGQAAYQVLPLAPLPIIAERANANLVTKSLENPSLLSRPVGEKKVQTVWGNSLSAAAKASASSLPQTASQEQSILYWLAAFLVVVSLHSLKRKEVG is encoded by the coding sequence ATGGATCTATTCAAGCGAATAGGAAAAGGATTGATGGGCGGTAGTCTGAGTATCATTCTCTTGCTAACTGCTTTTGTTGGTCCAACTATTTCAGCTGAAACTAGCTCAAGCGTGGACGAGTCGCTTCTGTCTTCGGAGGTAAGTAGCAATGCTGACCTTTCTACAGATAACTCTGTAACCGCTATCACGTCTTCGCTAGAAGCGGAAGTTACGGTAACAACAACGGAGTTGTCGGACCAGACAGAGCAAGCTCCCCCTCTCCTATCTAGCGAGCCACTTGCGGCAGGTGAGTCGGCAGAGGATTCTAGTTTGGTAGAGGCTGTCCCTGTTCCAAGCCCTGTGACTTCTGAAGAAGGGTTTGTTCCGAATGCGGGAACGAGTCAGACAAGGGTAGAGGTTCTTTCTGAAGAAAGCAATGCGCTGATTGAAGCACCAACTGTTTGGGAGACAGGAAATAAGGGAGAAGGCATGGTGATTGCCATTGTCGATTCTGGAATCGATGTCACTCACGATGCTTACAGCTTAATAGATATTTCGACAGCTAAGTATAAAAATGAAGCTGAAATTGAAGCTGTTAAGGCTGCAAATGGCATTAGCTACGGCCAATGGTACAATGAAAAAATTGTCTTCGCCTATAACTACCTTGATTTGAATACAGAAGTCAAGGAAGAAAAAGAAGCAACCCACGGAGGACACGTTGCAGGGATTGCAGCGGGAAATCCGACTCAAGAAGACAGTATTGGGCAAAAGATTGTTGGCGTGGCACCAGAGGCTCAATTGATGTTCATGCGGGTCTTCTCGGACAAATTCGGTAGTGGGACCCAGCCCTATCTTTATATTCGAGCTATAGAAGATGCGGTCAAACTTGGTGCAGATGTGATTAACCTGAGTTTGGGTTCGGCAGCTGGCTCTTTGATTGATGCTAGCGTAGCTTTGAACCAAGCTATTGAAGATGCCAAAAAACGTGGAGTATCAGTGGTTATTGCTGCAGGGAATGACCGGGTTTGGGGAGACGGCCAGGGCAATCCTTTGGTGGAAAATCCTGATTATGGCTTGGTTGCCTCGCCAGCGGCTGCGCGTGATAGCATTGCCGTTGCTTCCTTCAACAATAGCCATGTCATCAAGGATGTTTTCCAAATTTTAGGGATGGAAAATGATGCTCGCTTCAATAATGGGAAAGGGACCTATACACAACCGAGTGGGCTTGCCAAAGATTTCGAAGTTGGAAAAACCTATGATTATGTCTATGTCGGTTTGGGGCGTCCAGAGGATTTTACAGACAAGGATGTGGCTGGAAAGATTGCTCTGATTGAGCGGGGGATTATTTCTTTTGATGCCAAAATCACAGAAGCTGTGAATAAGGGAGCTGTTGGTGCAGTTATCTTTAATAATGTAGAGACCGGTGATGACTTGTCTATGGCTGTCACCACTCGTGTGTCTAAGTCAATTCCATCCATCTTCATTCCAAAAGCATTAGGACAGGAATTGGCAGCTCAGTCAGGAACAGGTCGTTATCAGCTGGTTTTTGATAAAAAACGTGCCAACCTCCCAAACCCAGATGCTGACCAATTATCTGAATTTACAAGCTGGGGATTAACGACCGATGGTGAATTGAAGCCGGATTTGACAGCTCCTGGTGGTGCTATCTATTCTAGTATCAACGACGGCAAGTATGCCAGCATGAACGGTACTTCCATGGCAGCGCCACATGTGGCTGGAGCTATTGCTTTACTGAAAAAAGGCTTGATGGAGAAGTACCCTGATTTGCAAGGGGAAGCTCTCCAGGAACGCATCAAGCAAGTATTGATGGCGACGGCTCGCCCTCATTTTGACGAGAAAAGCCAGGCCTATGTTTCTCCTCGTCAACAGGGAGCGGGTTTGATCCATGTCGCGGCAGCACTCGATAGTTCCCTCTACTTACTTGGTAAGGATGCTTACCCAAGTATCTCTCTGGGGAATGTCGGAGATATTTTTGAGTTTGATGTTACCGTCTTCAATACGAGCCAAGAAGAAAAGGTACTTTACTACGTTAGCCATCTGAATACGGATGCCGTAGTAGATGGTCGTTTTGCCTTGACACCACGTGAGTTGGCACGAGTGGAAGGACAGGAAATCCGTGTGGCGGCTGGATCTAGTCAGATTGTTCGGATCCGACTAGACGCGTCAGCTTTTGCTGAAGAATTAGCCAAGCTGATGCCGAACGGCTACTATCTAGAAGGGTTCGTACGCTTTCAAGATGCCGTTGACAAACTGGATTTGGTTAGCATTCCTTTTGTCGGTTTCCGTGGTCAATTCCAAAACCTTGCGGTTCTAGAGAAATCAATTTACGATATGGCTGAAGGAGAAAAGCCTTTCTATTCAGAAAAAGACTTTACACCGTCAGGGCACTTGGCTGTTGATGAGAAAAATTTCTTTACAGGCTTATTGACCGGGAAAGCTGAGTTTAACCATGAAACAGGCGAACATGGCATCCAATCACCGATTATTCTTGGAACGTTTGAAAATGCCAAAGGAGAATTCTTGCTCCAAAGAGACCAAGCCGGACAACCAATTCTAGCTCTTTCTCCAAATGGAGATGGCAATAGAGACGCAGTTGTTTTCCGGGGTGTTTTTCTGCGTAACTTCCGCAATCTGCATGTTCAGGTCTTTGCTGCAGCAGATACTGAGCGTCAGGAAATCTTATGGCAGGGTGCGGCAGTTAGTGGTCCGAAAAATTACTATGCCGGCCGAGCAACCAACCCTCGTGCACACTTGATTGAAACTTCAGCCTGGGAAGGAAAAGACAGCCTAGGTCAGGATTTGCCAGACGGGCTCTACCAATATGTTGTTCGCTATCTTCCGGAGACGGCGGGTGCCCAGATGCAAGAGATGGTTTATCAGATTGAACTTAATCGTGTGCGACCAGCTATTACAACAGGAATCTTAGATCTGGAAAACTTGACCTTTAAGCCACGAGACCCGCTTGCCTATGGCATGCCTATCTATCGTGCTCGGGTGTATTATGTTATCCATACCAAGGATGAAAATGGAAATCCAGTTGAAATCTTGAACCCAGACAATATTGGGCCAACCGGACGACCCTTACGTGAAGTTTTGACCCAGCCAAAACGGGTTTATGTAGAACCAGATGAAAATGGGTTTTATCACCTGCCAGAAATTGATATTCTGGACCGTCCTTTAGATATCAGCAATTTCTTCTACGCTGTTGAAGATCAAGCAGGAAATGTCATCAGTGCCAACTTGGTAGAATTTGCAGATTTGCCTCAGAACCATGGTATTGTAGTAGTGCAAGTGATTGATGATGCAACTGACCAAGAATTGCCGATTGGCTATAACTATCGTATTTTTAACCATGAAGGTGTCGAACTAACAGAGTTAAACAAACCAGGAGGCCCTTTTAGTAACTTGCAGCTCTTGCCATTTGGAGACTATACTGTTGAATTGCTCTTGATGGACAAGGATGTGGCCCGCTTGATTGATGGTGAAATTCTACGCAAATCTTTTACAGTGTCAGAAGAAAACAGCTTGGTTGGTGTGTCTTTCCGAGTGGAAGCGATTGGCCGCTATCCTGTATTGGCAAGCTTTGCAGGTGTGGCGCCAGAAGGAACAATGATCTACTTGGTTGATGCCAGGGGACAGCGAGTGGAGTTGACACGTGCCCGCTATGCGCTGGAGAGTTTTGAACGCCTGATTCGCCAGGGGCAATACAAGCTTGAAGTTCAGTTGCCAGATGGCTATTTTGTCTTGGATTTACCAGCGTCTTACTCGGTTCAAGCAAGCGCGCGTAACTTGCTGGACTTAACCTTAGCAGCTAAAGGTAGCATGGAATCGTTAGGTCAGGCCTTGTTGAATCCAGCTAGTCAACTACCAAGTTTCGATTTGGCGGCAGATACGGATGGCGACGGATTTAGCAACCAAGTTGAGCTATTAGCAGGCTCAAATTATGCAGATATGACCTCTGTACCAGATGTGACAGCCAAAGGTGATAGTGTAACCTATGAATTACCACCAGGAGACCTCAGTCTTTCAGGGGCAGCAGTTTATGCGTCTGTTCCTCCAAGTTTCGATTTGGCGGCAGATACAGATGGCGATAGCTTTAGCAACCAAGTTGAGCTATTAGCGGGCTCAAACTATGCAGATGTGACCTCTGTACCAGATGTGACAGCCAAAGGTGATAGTGTAACCCATGAATTACCACTAGGGGACCTCAGTCTTTCAGGAGCAGCAGTTTATGCGTCTGTTCCTCCAAGTTTCGATTTGGCGACAGATACAGATGGCGATGGCTTTAGCAACCAAGTTGAGTTATTAGCAGGCTCAAACTATGCAGATGCGTTCTCTGTGCCAGATGTAACGGCTAAAGGTCAAGCGGCTTACCAAGTTCTGCCACTTGCTCCCCTGCCGATCATTGCAGAAAGAGCGAACGCGAATCTGGTAACAAAATCACTCGAAAATCCATCACTTTTGAGTCGACCAGTAGGTGAGAAAAAGGTGCAAACAGTTTGGGGCAATTCTCTGTCTGCTGCTGCCAAAGCCTCTGCAAGCAGTCTGCCACAAACAGCAAGCCAAGAGCAAAGCATTTTATACTGGCTGGCAGCATTCCTTGTGGTAGTAAGTCTCCACAGTTTGAAAAGAAAAGAAGTTGGGTAA
- the rpoE gene encoding DNA-directed RNA polymerase subunit delta, protein MELNVFAGQEKSELSMIEVARAILEERGRDNEMYFNDLVNEIQNYLEKSNSEIRAALPTFYSDLNVDGSFIPLGENKWGLRSWYAIDEIDEEVITLEEDDEDAPKRKKKRVNAFMDGDEDAIDYGHDDPEDEDGYDSGSDSSYDDENPDDEKDEVESYDSEINEIITDDDLVDEEVDLNEEDDEFSEDEEVIDEV, encoded by the coding sequence TTGGAATTAAACGTATTTGCAGGACAAGAAAAAAGTGAACTTTCCATGATTGAAGTGGCGCGTGCTATTTTGGAAGAACGTGGCCGTGACAATGAAATGTACTTCAATGATTTGGTTAATGAAATTCAAAACTACCTTGAAAAATCAAACAGCGAAATTCGTGCAGCCCTACCAACTTTCTATTCAGATTTGAATGTGGATGGCAGTTTTATTCCGCTAGGAGAAAACAAATGGGGCCTTCGTTCATGGTATGCAATCGATGAAATCGATGAAGAAGTCATCACCCTTGAAGAAGACGACGAGGATGCACCAAAACGGAAGAAAAAACGTGTCAATGCCTTCATGGATGGTGATGAAGATGCCATCGACTACGGCCATGATGATCCAGAAGATGAAGATGGCTATGACTCTGGTTCTGATTCAAGTTATGATGATGAAAATCCAGACGATGAAAAAGACGAAGTTGAGTCATACGATTCAGAAATCAATGAAATCATTACAGATGATGATTTGGTTGACGAAGAAGTTGATTTGAACGAAGAAGACGATGAGTTTTCAGAAGACGAGGAAGTCATCGACGAAGTATAG